In Thunnus thynnus chromosome 4, fThuThy2.1, whole genome shotgun sequence, a genomic segment contains:
- the LOC137181718 gene encoding transmembrane protein 198-like isoform X1: protein MADPTGLSSEAAGAGIAEVDACSLEIERKYDIIPAVICSMCCLFGIIYCFFGYRCFKAVMFLSGLMFGSVIIFLLCHKEHVLDTQLSVEASAGIGLGIGLLCGLVTMLVRSVGLFMTGLLLGLLLALAALLITHQFYTPTTVWVPLGALLGTGMLFAVLTLQWQKLFTMLSTAVFGAAIMTVCADYFVEMLALATHVYECLRLTPGPPLCWYSWVILGIWPALSLIGVLVQWKLTDDSFSHTEVVISRRQKRVQLMRIREKDAKKRQQAGGQEGTYRRKPTPVKRYAGDLLAPSYLQSLRDRQMGTGTSLSSQGTANHTMIDLDYDTGSTVPLTATTPVVRV, encoded by the exons ATGGCAGATCCCACTGGGCTGAGCTCTGAAGCGGCGGGGGCAGGCATAGCCGAGGTTGACGCCTGTAGCTTGGAAATAGAAAGGAAGTATGACATCATCCCTGCCGTCATCTGCTCCATGTGCTGCCTCTTCGGCATCATCTACTGCTTCTTTG GTTACCGCTGTTTCAAGGCCGTCATGTTCTTGTCTGGTCTGATGTTCGGCTCTGTCATCATCTTCTTGCTGTGCCACAAGGAGCATGTGTTGGACACCCAGCTGAGCGTCGAGGCCAGCGCGGGTATCGGCCTCGGTATAGGCCTGCTGTGCGGCCTGGTCACTATGCTGGTGCGAAGTGTCGGCCTCTTCATGACCGGCCTGCTGTTGGGCCTCCTCCTGGCTCTCGCTGCCCTGCTGATCACTCACCAGTTCTACACTCCCACCACAGTCTGGGTGCCCCTGGGTGCTCTTCTGGGAACAGGCATGCTGTTTGCCGTGCTGACTCTACAGTGGCAGAAGCTCTTCACCATGCTGTCCACGGCCGTGTTCGGGGCAGCTATCATGACGGTGTGTGCCGACTACTTTGTGGAGATGCTGGCTTTGGCTACGCACGTGTATGAATGCTTGCGCCTCACACCCGGGCCACCTCTCTGCTGGTACAGCTGGGTCATTTTGGGCATCTGGCCCGCCCTCAGCCTTATAGGAGTGCTGGTCCAGTGGAAACTGACAGATGACAGCTTCTCACACACCGAGG TCGTTATTAGTCGGAGACAGAAGAGAGTCCAACTGATGCGGATTCGAGAGAAGGACGCCAAGAAGCGACAGCAGGCAGGTGGGCAGGAAGGCACGTACCGCCGTAAACCCACCCCAGTGAAACGTTACGCTGGGGATCTACTGGCACCG AGCTACCTGCAAAGTCTGCGAGACAGGCAGATGGGCACTGGCACTTCCCTTAGCAGCCAGGGCACCGCCAACCACACCATGATCGACTTGGATTACGACACCGGGTCCACTGTGCCCCTCACAGCCACAACCCCAGTCGTCAGGGTCTGA
- the LOC137181718 gene encoding transmembrane protein 198-like isoform X2: protein MADPTGLSSEAAGAGIAEVDACSLEIERKYDIIPAVICSMCCLFGIIYCFFGYRCFKAVMFLSGLMFGSVIIFLLCHKEHVLDTQLSVEASAGIGLGIGLLCGLVTMLVRSVGLFMTGLLLGLLLALAALLITHQFYTPTTVWVPLGALLGTGMLFAVLTLQWQKLFTMLSTAVFGAAIMTVCADYFVEMLALATHVYECLRLTPGPPLCWYSWVILGIWPALSLIGVLVQWKLTDDSFSHTEVVISRRQKRVQLMRIREKDAKKRQQAGGQEELPAKSARQADGHWHFP from the exons ATGGCAGATCCCACTGGGCTGAGCTCTGAAGCGGCGGGGGCAGGCATAGCCGAGGTTGACGCCTGTAGCTTGGAAATAGAAAGGAAGTATGACATCATCCCTGCCGTCATCTGCTCCATGTGCTGCCTCTTCGGCATCATCTACTGCTTCTTTG GTTACCGCTGTTTCAAGGCCGTCATGTTCTTGTCTGGTCTGATGTTCGGCTCTGTCATCATCTTCTTGCTGTGCCACAAGGAGCATGTGTTGGACACCCAGCTGAGCGTCGAGGCCAGCGCGGGTATCGGCCTCGGTATAGGCCTGCTGTGCGGCCTGGTCACTATGCTGGTGCGAAGTGTCGGCCTCTTCATGACCGGCCTGCTGTTGGGCCTCCTCCTGGCTCTCGCTGCCCTGCTGATCACTCACCAGTTCTACACTCCCACCACAGTCTGGGTGCCCCTGGGTGCTCTTCTGGGAACAGGCATGCTGTTTGCCGTGCTGACTCTACAGTGGCAGAAGCTCTTCACCATGCTGTCCACGGCCGTGTTCGGGGCAGCTATCATGACGGTGTGTGCCGACTACTTTGTGGAGATGCTGGCTTTGGCTACGCACGTGTATGAATGCTTGCGCCTCACACCCGGGCCACCTCTCTGCTGGTACAGCTGGGTCATTTTGGGCATCTGGCCCGCCCTCAGCCTTATAGGAGTGCTGGTCCAGTGGAAACTGACAGATGACAGCTTCTCACACACCGAGG TCGTTATTAGTCGGAGACAGAAGAGAGTCCAACTGATGCGGATTCGAGAGAAGGACGCCAAGAAGCGACAGCAGGCAGGTGGGCAGGAAG AGCTACCTGCAAAGTCTGCGAGACAGGCAGATGGGCACTGGCACTTCCCTTAG
- the LOC137181718 gene encoding transmembrane protein 198-like isoform X3, giving the protein MADPTGLSSEAAGAGIAEVDACSLEIERKYDIIPAVICSMCCLFGIIYCFFGYRCFKAVMFLSGLMFGSVIIFLLCHKEHVLDTQLSVEASAGIGLGIGLLCGLVTMLVRSVGLFMTGLLLGLLLALAALLITHQFYTPTTVWVPLGALLGTGMLFAVLTLQWQKLFTMLSTAVFGAAIMTVCADYFVEMLALATHVYECLRLTPGPPLCWYSWVILGIWPALSLIGVLVQWKLTDDSFSHTEVVISRRQKRVQLMRIREKDAKKRQQAELPAKSARQADGHWHFP; this is encoded by the exons ATGGCAGATCCCACTGGGCTGAGCTCTGAAGCGGCGGGGGCAGGCATAGCCGAGGTTGACGCCTGTAGCTTGGAAATAGAAAGGAAGTATGACATCATCCCTGCCGTCATCTGCTCCATGTGCTGCCTCTTCGGCATCATCTACTGCTTCTTTG GTTACCGCTGTTTCAAGGCCGTCATGTTCTTGTCTGGTCTGATGTTCGGCTCTGTCATCATCTTCTTGCTGTGCCACAAGGAGCATGTGTTGGACACCCAGCTGAGCGTCGAGGCCAGCGCGGGTATCGGCCTCGGTATAGGCCTGCTGTGCGGCCTGGTCACTATGCTGGTGCGAAGTGTCGGCCTCTTCATGACCGGCCTGCTGTTGGGCCTCCTCCTGGCTCTCGCTGCCCTGCTGATCACTCACCAGTTCTACACTCCCACCACAGTCTGGGTGCCCCTGGGTGCTCTTCTGGGAACAGGCATGCTGTTTGCCGTGCTGACTCTACAGTGGCAGAAGCTCTTCACCATGCTGTCCACGGCCGTGTTCGGGGCAGCTATCATGACGGTGTGTGCCGACTACTTTGTGGAGATGCTGGCTTTGGCTACGCACGTGTATGAATGCTTGCGCCTCACACCCGGGCCACCTCTCTGCTGGTACAGCTGGGTCATTTTGGGCATCTGGCCCGCCCTCAGCCTTATAGGAGTGCTGGTCCAGTGGAAACTGACAGATGACAGCTTCTCACACACCGAGG TCGTTATTAGTCGGAGACAGAAGAGAGTCCAACTGATGCGGATTCGAGAGAAGGACGCCAAGAAGCGACAGCAGGCAG AGCTACCTGCAAAGTCTGCGAGACAGGCAGATGGGCACTGGCACTTCCCTTAG